TGTTGTTGTATTTGGAATTCCATTTCCATCCCACGAGATATGGGAGAGGTCATCAGCATTCCAGTGTGAAGCAACAATTCCAATAATAGGCCTGCCTGCATCAGAACTCTTTTCAGAATGGGGTTTTTCCTTTGCAATATTCTCGCTGTTCCTTATTTCATCCTCTGGAAATGGAGGCTTCAGCCATGGAGATAAGCTTGAAATAACAAGATTTGGAGTGTCCACATTGGGGTTCTGTTGCTGCTTACCATTTTTGAAAAGTAGGGCCGGGCTACTCAGACTATTATCATGGACAGATTCTTCTCTAGAACATCTGTTTTGGACTTGGCTTATCTTTTCATTTGGAGATGAGAAGCTTGAGGAATCGAACAATTTTGAATCTGCAGGCACTGGAGTGAACGAAATCTGCTGTCCTCTTCCCCAAAAATCTGGACTtggaattttcttttctttctcagaatGATCAGCTGATTGAGTAAGAGAAGTCTCTTCTCTTGGTGCCTTCCAGTGGGATATGTTCTCCACAGGCTTTAAAACAGGATACACATACTGTGTTCGGATCCTACCATTCTTCCTAGCTCTGATATTCTCCTGGTTGGTTGGATGAACTGTTCCAGGAGTCTGCATTTCATCGGTTAAATTCAATGGAGTTGGATAAGGTGAATCATTAGAATCAAGCACTGCAACCTTGGTGGCAGCTTTAGATGGAGAAATATCCAACATTACTGATTCAACAATTGACTCAACTGCAGACACATGCTTAATCTCCTCACATTGCACAACCTTTGCCAAAATTTGACGTTCATCAGAGTTACAGCTGCAAAAAAATCAAACAAGATAAAAAGTGTGCTTTGTGGTTGCAACAAACAAGAatcatcatttaaggttttatgGCTGTTTTAATGTGGGAAGAGAAATCAAGAAATTTTACCCTCTGGATATGTGTTCCAGATAATCTGAATTATCCACCTGTGCCGGAGAATCAGAAATCGGATTCACTTGTTCATCCCATTGAAGTTTCTTACAAGGTACCACAGGAAGCCAGGAATGGAAATCCAAGTGTACACCATCCTCTTGTGGAGTTTGAACACTATTTTTCCTGATGCTCTCTGGATTTCAGCGGGGTTTCAAGTAGCGCACCACAAGATTTCAGGTATTTGGCCTGACCAATGAATAAATCAATAATTCAGTTTTTTGGATGTCAATGTTCAAAAATTTGAATATCATAAGATTTAAACTAAGCTTTTACCGAAATAGAGAGAAAATTTGAAAGATGTAGTAAATGATCAAGATACCAAGAAACACCCCAGATGTATAAGgcatccaaaaaaaaatcattaataagTAGTTCTTCTCCAGTGTAATACTGCAAAACCTGCATGGACAGTGGTGCAATACATCTTCCTTTGGGGTGCAGGATGCCCAGTGGGTGTCTAAATTTTCACTCTCTTTTGGTAGCAACAATAATTCCAGAACACTGAGATTCATGTCAAAAATTCTCCAACAAAACTGAAGCACTCGGCTTTGTTTTATGGTAGATACAAGCCACCATCTTCTTTTGCATATATTATATGAAGACATGACTGGAAAGTTGCCTactcaatcaaaaaaatatggtaCTTGCACTTTAAAAAGGATCTAGTCTTCTGAAAAAAGGATGacgggaaaaaataaaaaaacagatCTTTATATATTCTCTTCCACATTTATCTTGTATATGCCAATGACATCCAGAACAAGAATGAACAAGAACCATATTTTTCAAAACTGAGCAACTGTTGGAGTGAAAGGACAGTCTTAAGGAAATAACCCAATCCCATTCCTCCTAACATGAAACTAGTAAAAGATAATCCACATGACTCCAAATAAAGAAATAGTTATTTAAAAGCTTGGTGTATACAATCAATATAGTCTTGTACCAAGCATACCAGCAACAGGTAATATGACAGCATGTCAAGGATGTAAAAGTTAAAACATATGTAGGATCGTATATGTCAAGAGATGGTGCAGTAGCATAACCATGTGCACACTCTGCGGCATACATGTCTACTAAATTTTCCATGTGTTGTTGTATTCATTATATGAATTGGTGATAGAGTGCATTACAAATACAAAtatgctaattgatttttagatgTCTGGATATAGGCTACATGTACTGATGAATGAACTCAATCCAGTAATTTCGCCTTTCATACTACCATAGCTGGGAATCATCATAAGAGGGCCATTGCAGACTTTGAAAACTTACCACATAAGATCCCAGAAACCATATAGAATCTGCACCAATAAATTGAATCACCATGGAGAAGATTGTCATTATACTGTTGTCAGCAATCTTCATTGCATGTCTCCATGACATTGTTGGAAGTCGCCACACAGCTTTCATAACCCATCCATTTGAAATGATCTTTTAATCAGCACAGTTACAAGTGTATTTTCCAATCATTCTCCCTCTGACAACCAAAGGCCTGTGACCACCAATAGAAATATTACTTTCCCCTCCCCCCCTCCCCTCCGGTGGTCTTGGAGGTTGTTGTGGTGCCTCAAAAGAGCTGCCAGCATTTCATTGTTGATTACCCATTTTCTGGACAAATTTGATTTGTTTCAAACCATAAGTATTTCCAACTGCTCTCAGCTGTTCCAGTAAATGTTAGCAGGCCTTTGAAGATCTACAAGAGGTTCACTCATGGGCAGAAGAAGAGGATGCAAAGAGACCAAGTCCAAGCCAATTTTGACAGTTGATATTGTTTTGTGGTCCTGCTATGTTTGTAGTGGTGCTGCCATGTTCGTAGTGCTTCCAAGTTATTAGTTCATGATGTAAATAGTGGATTTCAGTTATTGCTTAGTGGATTTCAGTTGTTGTTTTTAAACTTCCTTTCCTTAGTTGTAGGAGGGTGTTCCTCCATGTTTGTTTATGGTTCCTTGTTTGTTGGAGATGGTTTCTCTCCATTTGTATTTAAGTGCAGCAAGTTAATAAAAGAAGTATGAGAAAATTCCAAAAGTTTTTGAGTACTTAACTCAAGAGATTTTCAGGTTCTCTCTAATGAGCCTGTTCCATCACAACCATAGGTCGCAAAAAGAAATCCTTGTTCCAGCCTTCACTCACTTGTCCCGATCTCCAATCTATAGACCCATAACACGATCCATCTCAAGGGACCCTAACAGTAAAGCTCCAAGATGCAGCTTCTTTCTTGTCCTTCATGATATTAGGTTTATAATTATGTGAGATTGATCCGGTTattttttgtctaattgtgttggCTTCTTTCACCCTgtatattttaatcatgaaaataaatttaacaatAATTCTTGCTTATATTACTCCCTACTTTGCATATGTTTCAACTCTCTCTCTTATagcattgctttcttttttttttatttaccatTTCTAAGTTTTCAAATTTCTTTCTGATGTATGAGGCTCAGATGAAATCCAAAACCTTGCTAAGAAATTGCCGATATTGAAGGGAGCCACAAGAATAGCATCTGTAATGGTCACTATCCTTTCTTACAAGTAAGATATGATCATTTTTTGTTTTTTGCATATAGTAATCTCCAGGTTGCAGCATCTTTAGCTCCTTGTGTACCCTGATTTCCTATTGCAATCAAATAGACCCTTTCTGCAATATGTCTGACTATCTTTAACTGGGAATGTAGATTCATGTGAGCCATGCAATTGCTGACGCTCTAGCACTCACTAATGCTTTAGTCCAGACTACATCCTTCAACTAGTGACTCCCACTCTTCAAATAAATCGGACCCCTTCCAAACTTTGGCATTTTCTTCTTCACCTACCTACCCATTCTTTTCTAACACTGGACCATTGTCTCTTGACTTCTCGGTAGTCTTCCTTCCTTGTTATTTGGGGCATGTGACTTGCATTCTAGTAACTCGACAAAATTGATGGACCCGAATTGAAGCTAAACTCCACAAAGAGTCAAGAAGTACGAGAGGAAGGTGAAGAAAATCCTGGGAGATAGTATGGCTTACCTTTTATAGGTATGGCTCACGCCTCATCTTTTAATGCTTATGGATGAAATACAAACTGGTCAGAGAAAGCGCCAAATTGGAAATTTTATGCATCTTTTCAAGGAAACTGAAAAAAATGCTAGCATATAGGCAATATAAGTATATTAAACCtgataaattatattaaaatgaAGCTATCCAGGTAAATTATATTAAAATGGTTGCCAAGGATGGCTATTGGGAAAAACACTGAGAAGGAACCTTAAGAGTATGTTATGAGGCTATCAATAATGGCGGGCATGGGGTATGTTGGCTGCTGAACAAGAGAATACCTCTAGATGAGGCATCAAGAGTCGGTAATAACAATGTTGCATAAGAAGCCAAAAAGAAGTCCCGCATCAAAACCCAATTATAGCCATGCTCAGCATCAgcccaaaatcaaaaaaatcgaTCTAAAATCCCTTGAGTGCCTATGATTCATGCTTTATTTATTAACTAAGTGTTGGTGAAGCTATACTTAGAGCTAACGCAAATGAAGAAACTACGAGTCAAGGAACAAAGGTAGAAaaaaggctcaggagatggataTGGTCTTATTCTCATAGATTTTGGCCTGATAAATTCTTGGAAATGAAATATAGACTGACCGAAGAGTCTAACTGATACAATTTGCCATATTCTAAAATATCAAACAAGTTTTTCCATCTTAGAACCTCATTGATTATTCAGTCACTCAGCAGTATCCCAGCAACTTGGTGATATAAAGAGCACGCTTCAAAAGTGTGAGCTAGGCAATGTAGATAAACAAGAAAAGGAATTAGTGTGAAGTGCTGAGGAAAAAGAGCTGTCAGAGCAGGCAAACAACAAATCTGTCATTGAAATTTGGAATTATTTAGAAGGCAATCGACCCAATGAAGGAGGCATGCACTGACCAAGAGATTCAGAAGGTGACACACTTTAGCTGAAACTAGGCCCTGATGGATAAAGGGGAATGGGAGCTGATAGACAGAGGGTGCATGTACAGTAATTTTGGAAAGACAGAATGGTTCTAAAGTCAATCAAAATACTTGCAACAGACTACCAGATGAGATTAAACCACCATGTAAGATCCAAGATGAAGTATAAAGGTGAACATGGTCATTATCTTGGATTAGGATAGGAACTTTAACATATACAAGTTGAAAGATGTTACTCAAAAGCCAAGCAACACAACATTCGGacatagaaaaatatataaatcaacaTACATCAAGAAAGTAGCCAGATACCAATCATCACAAATGACAATACAAGATATCCTCTGTAATATAGCAAAATGCAGGCGTAAAGAAACATCCAGTTGAAATCAATAAACAACAGAGGGCGCCAACATGCTGAGTTGGTGATACGAAATCATGACAAAATTCATCAATATTTAGAACAAGAAGAGAATGTGACCgaaaaataataacaaaaaagCATAGACAATACAATAAACTATCTTGAAAACAAAATATCAAGCACTATATAATTTATCATCCGCACCTCATGCTCAAGATCCCTGCTTATGCTACCCTCACCAAGATCTTCTTGTAAACTTGGATGTCGAACTTTCACACATGGGGAACCTTTCTCTTCAAAATTATAAGAAAATCGGGAAGAAAAAGAATTCAGTTC
The sequence above is a segment of the Elaeis guineensis isolate ETL-2024a chromosome 7, EG11, whole genome shotgun sequence genome. Coding sequences within it:
- the LOC105049236 gene encoding LOW QUALITY PROTEIN: protein JASON (The sequence of the model RefSeq protein was modified relative to this genomic sequence to represent the inferred CDS: inserted 2 bases in 2 codons), which codes for MKRCKFRVIKEVLGFLEAALMGCFFACFRIKNDEDGTETRLSTNSIPFKNRDRLVSKNHFDAVSLCEEKGSPCVKVRHPSLQEDLGEGSISRDLEHEAKYLKSCGALLETPXEIQRASGKIXVQTPQEDGVHLDFHSWLPVVPCKKLQWDEQVNPISDSPAQVDNSDYLEHISRGCNSDERQILAKVVQCEEIKHVSAVESIVESVMLDISPSKAATKVAVLDSNDSPYPTPLNLTDEMQTPGTVHPTNQENIRARKNGRIRTQYVYPVLKPVENISHWKAPREETSLTQSADHSEKEKKIPSPDFWGRGQQISFTPVPADSKLFDSSSFSSPNEKISQVQNRCSREESVHDNSLSSPALLFKNGKQQQNPNVDTPNLVISSLSPWLKPPFPEDEIRNSENIAKEKPHSEKSSDAGRPIIGIVASHWNADDLSHISWDGNGIPNTTTKYKENQKVSWHAAPLEDRLEKALSDEKLLPKRKLLNGRPVEFD